The segment CTTTGTGCGCAGTGTCGCTGATTTTCTTAGCTGCCCTGATTGCAGATTTCATAGACGTTTCAATCCAAGCGTGAGGGAAGGCCGTGTGTTCTCCCGCAAAATAAACCCGGCCTTCGTTCCTGAAGAGCTCTGCAGAATACTCGAGGTGCTGGTATGGAGAGAACAGAGCAAACGCCCCCAGGCTGTACGGATCAAGTCCCCACTTCTTCACGATCACACCCGTGCAGAGAGACCGGACCTTCTCTCCGTGGATCTGCACCAGATCCCTGAGGGCCAGCTCTTTCAGCTCTTCATCGCTCACCGCCTCGAAGAGACGGGAGTCGTCAGCCCAGGTGTAGGAAGCCAGGAGGACGCCGATGCTGTCGTTTCCTGGAAAGCTGTGGCTCGGGTAGTAGATGTAACGGCAGGGTCCATCCGTGATGCTCTTACCCCCATGAATGCCGTCATTCTCCCAGAACCTTTCCCTGAAGGTGAGGATAATTTTGGTGGAGCTTTCATAATGAACACTCCGCATGGCATGCATCTTCCTGGTGGAGAGAGGTGGCTCAAACTCTATGAGAAGGGCTGCCTTGGCTGTCGTGGTTACCAGAACCACATCCGCCGCGATCCTCTTCAAGGAGGGATCATTTTCCCCCTCATACCAGACAGTCACACCCTTATGAGACCGCTGGATCCGTTTCACCGGGGAGTCGACTAGGATGCGCACCCCCAGAACAGACAGGAAAGCTTCAGTGAGACGATCCGTCCCTCCAGTTATCTCATCGTACCTTCAGACAAAAAGAACCAAAAGTAGTTTATACCTTTTTATCTGATTTTGTGATATGTTTCTCTTTGAGAAAAGGGAGAAGAGGGctgaagaaacagaaaacagcaacaaaacaagagaaaaacaagagaaaacgTGATGAACAATCTGaaagataaaacagtttgaatAAATTATATGAACAAGAGGCTTGTCAGCTCAAATAAACTATAAACAATATTGACAATAACGCTGGGTGAATTTTTACCCTTCCTTTGCCATTTTGACCCTTTGTTGCACAATTTTATAGGAGAAAACGAAATATTTCACGTGGTGCATTTCTACCTTTTCACCCATACATATTCACAAAGTTTTACACCTGAAGTCGCCATAGCTTCTGTTTATCTGAGTTGGTTATTTCATCGAAATGTAAAGCTGGATATTTGCATAAAACTATGAAGAAACCTTTAAATGGGCAGCAAAGCTCAATGGTAACCCCATTTGTGCCTTTGTAAATGATTCCATAAGTCAAAACGGAATTACTGAATGATTGAACTTTTGACTTCTAAGTTTAAAGACgtttttatttactgcaggTATATGAGGAGAATGTCAGACCTAAAGAAACAGCACGTACTAATTCACCAAAATGGGTGAAAGGACTTCAATTAGTTAattaaacacagcaaaacaagaaaagcagcaaaacatttgagaaaacaGTATGTTAAATTCACACAAAACAAGATGTACAAAGACTTCTATCATTTCCCCCCTAAATtagattgaaaacattttatgttatttctGCTTTTCAGGGTCTAACTTTGGCCTAAATAAATCATCATCAACCCACAGGTACACTTATCCCCGCTCTAAAACCAGGATCATGGAGGCTGAGGAGACGGAGCCACTCTCAGCTGGCTGTCCAGTTTTAGGAAGAAATTTAATGTCATTCAGAACTGACATGAAAAACGTTGGCTGATCCTACCTTGTGCTGTCACTGACGTCATTCTCGATGTAGAGCATCTCAGTCAGAGCCAGATGCATGAGGCTCTGCTCATTCAGCAAATCCCCGATCATCCTCAAGGCCTCTGCACTCAGACCGCCTACCGTTCTCAGATAgtcctgaaaacacaaacacaaactgtcTGCCTTAGATAGTTTTGCTTTCTGCCTTTTTCCATCACCAAGTTACGGATCCTCTCAgtacatgttaataataatttcattttcCCCTCTTTTCCTTTATCTACTTTCTccaatctttgttttgttttatggttgTTGTCCTCTTTATATCAGCtacattttttccccttgaAAGACCAACTTAAAGTAGTTATTAACAATTCAATGAGTTGTTATCGAAGCTTAAGTTGACAAGTAATTTAATGTAAGTGGAAATATTTACATGTAGGGCCAGATCTAGCCTTACAACACAATGAGAACCGCTATTCCccaaatatttgaatatttaactGATACAAGTTTAAAATCTGACCTGAAACGAACAATgtggggaaaataaaacaagtgtaAAATGTTCCTGTCTGGTTGCAGGAGGTAAATTAAGGACAGCTTACTTGATTTTGCATCCCTTCCTGCATTTTGCCAGGTTGAAGACCTTCACACACGACCCAAGTATTGCATTATAGAATGAGAAGTCAGTATCAGTTGTTCATGTGGTTGAATTGGTGCTTAAAATAGGTTCCCCAAAGGCTGAGCTTTTCCAAATAGTTAaattaatgtagaaataaaggcttaagTATTTAGAAATATGGCCCGTTCACCACATACTAAAGGACTACTCTCCCAATCATGGCGTCTGCACTAGATTTGCTGTCTGGGTTTGATCAAACAGAGACAGTACATTGAGTAAAATTTCTACTGTAAATCCTAACCATAATTTCAACTATGTAAACAGTAGCCTTTTATAATAATACAACAGTTTGATAACatgggtgttgtttttttgcttttataacAAGTAATCTTTTATAAAGTAATCTTTTATTCAGATTGAGTTTTGGTAATTGCAGTCTTTTGAAATAGTGGTTGAcagatttttctaaaaaaatatttttttcaatattaatttcttataattaataataataataataataataataataataatataataataataataataataatttgtttaGAAAACAGTAACATTACTTTCAAAACTATGAAAAGAAGCTTTTCATAGTTTAATTTCTGAAGTGCATTTCCCCCCACCCCATTTCCATAACATGTTCTTTGAttgcaacaataatggaacaaaattcCCTTCATAACTTCCTGACTGGATCTGTTTTCTGTACTTGTTAACAACTTTCTCTGAAATCAGCTCAGCCTAAACTAAATAAACGAGTCGATTGCTGAGCTTTTGTGAGTTTCTGAACAACGTTGGGTCCCAGAAACTCCCTCAGTAATTTACCTTCACAGAAAAATGGTCATATTTCTTGAGCATAGCTTTGCAGCCGTGAGCCTCGACTTCTTCTTTCACCTATAGGAACATAGATGATGAAAAAACAGGATTCTGTGTAGGGAATTATTGTAGAAGCGATGTTGGAAACACAAATATTCTCGTTTCATCCTCACATACCTTATTCAGAGCCCTCTCCAGCAGGGCCATCGGTGACATGTGGCGCTCCCTCTCTGGCAGCTTGTACTGCAGGATGTCAGGGTTCGCCATCACCGC is part of the Fundulus heteroclitus isolate FHET01 unplaced genomic scaffold, MU-UCD_Fhet_4.1 scaffold_129, whole genome shotgun sequence genome and harbors:
- the LOC105918948 gene encoding L-amino-acid oxidase; amino-acid sequence: MGVHVLTWSSFSVILLLLTLCQLSAAVSVKEHLADCLNDTDYAELLDTLNTGLPKINKSHHVAIVGAGMAGLTAAKLLQDAGHKVTILEASGRPGGRVQTYRNEKEGWYADLGAMRIPNYHYIVRWFINTFGIKLNPFRMVDKNTYYHVNGLQKKTYAVMANPDILQYKLPERERHMSPMALLERALNKVKEEVEAHGCKAMLKKYDHFSVKDYLRTVGGLSAEALRMIGDLLNEQSLMHLALTEMLYIENDVSDSTRYDEITGGTDRLTEAFLSVLGVRILVDSPVKRIQRSHKGVTVWYEGENDPSLKRIAADVVLVTTTAKAALLIEFEPPLSTRKMHAMRSVHYESSTKIILTFRERFWENDGIHGGKSITDGPCRYIYYPSHSFPGNDSIGVLLASYTWADDSRLFEAVSDEELKELALRDLVQIHGEKVRSLCTGVIVKKWGLDPYSLGAFALFSPYQHLEYSAELFRNEGRVYFAGEHTAFPHAWIETSMKSAIRAAKKISDTAHKDLSDGHHRDEL